The Podospora pseudocomata strain CBS 415.72m chromosome 3, whole genome shotgun sequence genome window below encodes:
- a CDS encoding hypothetical protein (COG:O; EggNog:ENOG503PW6M) — protein sequence MASHPYRRESRTGWGRGNQAGQAGRGQGNAGRGGGHNSMYFIGGDPPTKARQYYKFVRQNRGQLVEGESPTQPNPSDSSADEINAHDPDPFHWFIAPPGYVAAVQNEDLIPDEDDLMMDAPAEGPGRDNYYYDPEDRNTTPPPPYDRTVTGDETNMWTDIKNWIMNVAGTPAAYTEIPAPYAVCGACQLVEIDIKGIPKSHNPNYSVGLGTVLICGHILCARCYNAWCRDKYNATHGFNCPMCRAKLQCDSRACKDIFYPYIIPPARHEKPPGNGWKEFLDYVPLTLGEGGVRPTQCHICRATRLVVLGRTAKRLFNENCRRTLTDPRAQYMGVP from the coding sequence ATGGCGTCTCATCCATATCGTAGGGAGTCCCGTACCGGTTGGGGCCGAGGGAACCAGGCAGGCCAGGCCGGGCGTGGTCAAGGGAATGCGGGGAGAGGCGGTGGTCATAATAGCATGTATTTCATCGGGGGAGATCCGCCGACCAAAGCACGACAATACTACAAGTTCGTCCGACAGAACCGGGGCCAattggtggagggtgagtCGCCAACACAACCGAATCCAAGCGATTCATCGGCCGACGAGATCAACGCTCATGACCCAGACCCATTCCATTGGTTCATTGCGCCTCCAGGTTACGTTGCCGCTGTCCAAAACGAGGACCTGATCCCTGATGAGGACGACCTAATGATGGACGCACCGGCAGAGGGTCCTGGTCGAGATAATTACTATTATGACCCAGAAGACCGTAACACgacgccaccgccgccatacGACAGGACGGTGACGGGCGATGAGACAAACATGTGGACTGACATCAAAAACTGGATCATGAATGTTGCCGGAACTCCTGCCGCTTATACCGAGATTCCGGCCCCTTATGCCGTCTGCGGCGCGTGTCAACTAGTAGAAATTGACATCAAGGGGATTCCAAAGTCTCACAACCCAAACTATAGCGTGGGTCTTGGGACCGTTTTGATCTGTGGCCATATTCTCTGCGCCCGCTGCTACAACGCGTGGTGCAGGGACAAGTACAACGCCACTCATGGTTTCAACTGCCCCATGTGCCGAGCAAAGCTGCAGTGCGACTCCAGGGCCTGCAAGGACATCTTCTACCCCTACATCATACCGCCGGCCCGCCATGAGAAGCCCCCAGGCAACGGCTGGAAGGAGTTTCTGGATTATGTGCCGTTGACTctgggcgagggcggtgTGAGGCCCACGCAGTGTCACATCTGTCGAGCGACTCGCCTTGTTGTGCTGGGACGCACCGCCAAACGATTATTCAACGAAAACTGCCGGAGGACCCTGACCGACCCCAGAGCCCAGTACATGGGCGTGCCATAA
- a CDS encoding hypothetical protein (EggNog:ENOG503PDM0; COG:S), with protein sequence MACRQLYPPPSSSDTETHKIDIFAVHGLNPRSKDISAHAWDTWRAPEGPEGRLWLKEDLPRVVPDARIFLYEYDSKAVFGKDRSTFVDKATELLETVRCERDKNDTRPILFIGHSLGGLLIKQALINAHNNPKFTEIKDVTTGLAFFATPHNGGDWKLVSLGSLVARVATATGFQPGDDVMEVLREGSLFSDILTEMWQHQLMKYDIISFWGSEDYTVPPKSAKLGLPGNVENVVKLNGDHSSLCKIGTTQKDQDNLKKIRRNIEDIYSKALEKQPQPAISQPRIPIINGWDGQDRPSPPVLPPRPMSAQNTPGRRSVSPQPPAFFSPPSDPGYVSPEPAAQEIYGDIYLPTDPADTRSVREAELRNANKWEEVRQLERQVFEEHQRTLGQENAETISAAYEIAYTANDTGHLLDCERWTGWALQVGSQFLNPKHPLILKLNRLEGEILTDKGDWEDAENILANTLVNQQDALGPNHLDTLTTERALGVVCHALKRPEEAQNRLQHRLAALSEVLGENHVLVVSAVIDLVEISTPSPDADPYGLEKTNPKVISAEVGIRNLYNKLRQSVGPTNRVTLRALRNHGKLKILLGDITEAGDLLRRAKSQTEETLGPDHPDTMAAVVAMAILYAKTGTPRPGVFPAASRPWMELYIKWLEPRKGLKVAEVQNALAMLGMSYVKDGLWLEAEMCFEKLVTAYQGTKKQGSTEAQQASMWLETCRMTTRTMGVARNRGYGGGGNGGNGGRGGGGGGDLANLLATLGLGRNR encoded by the exons ATG GCTTGCCGACAACTctaccctcctccatccagcTCGGATACCGAGACGCACAAGATTGACATCTTCGCTGTCCATGGTCTCAACCCGCGGAGCAAAGATATCTCGGCCCACGCGTGGGATACATGGCGCGCACCAGAGGGTCCAGAGGGCCGTCTTTGGCTGAAGGAAGACCTTCCCCGCGTTGTGCCCGATGCGAGAATATTCCTGTATGAGTACGACTCCAAAGCTGTCTTTGGCAAGGACAGATCCACCTTCGTCGATAAAGCAACAGAGCTCCTGGAGACTGTGCGATGCGAACGCGACAAGAATGATACTAGACCGATACTATTTATTGGACACAGCCtcggggggttgttgatcaaGCAAGCCCTGATCAACGCTCATAACAACCCCAAGTTCACCGAGATCAAGGATGTCACCACAGGCCTGGCCTTCTTTGCGACACCCCACAACGGCGGAGACTGGAAGCTTGTGAGCCTTGGATCTCTCGTGGCCAGAGTTGCAACTGCCACTGGCTTCCAGCCCGGAGACGACGTCATGGAAGTGTTGAGAGAGGGCAGTCTGTTTTCCGACATCTTGACCGAGATGTGGCAGCACCAACTGATGAAGTATGATATCATCTCGTTCTGGGGTTCCGAAGATTAT ACTGTTCCCCCAAAAAGcgccaagcttggtcttcccgGCAATGTCGAAAACGTGGTGAAGCTCAACGGCGACCACAGCTCGCTGTGCAAGATCGGCACCACACAGAAAGACCAagacaacctcaagaagaTTCGACGAAATATTGAGGATATCTACAGCAAGGCGTTGGAGAAACAACCACAGCCAGCCATCAGTCAGCCTAGGATTCCGATCATTAATGGCTGGGATGGCCAGGACCGGCCCTCCCCTCCGGTGCTTCCACCACGACCGATGTCGGCACAAAACACCCCTGGAAGGAGATCCGTCTCGCCGCAGCCTCCCGCCtttttctcaccaccatctgaCCCGGGCTATGTCTCGCCAGAACCCGCCGCGCAGGAAATCTATGGCGACATATATCTCCCCACTGACCCAGCCGATACGAGGTCAGTTCGAGAGGCTGAACTCAGAAACGCCAACAAGTGGGAAGAAGTGCGCCAGTTGGAACGACAGGTATTTGAAGAGCACCAGCGGACGCTAGGCCAGGAGAACGCCGAGACCATCAGTGCAGCGTATGAGATCGCCTACACGGCGAATGACACGGGTCATCTTCTAGACTGCGAAAGATGGACCGGCTGGGCGCTTCAAGTCGGCAGCCAATTCTTGAACCCCAAGCATCCCCTGATCCTGAAGCTCAACAGGCTCGAGGGCGAGATCCTCACGGACAAGGGCGACTGGGAGGACGCCGAAAACATCTTGGCCAACACTCTAGTCAACCAACAGGATGCCCTCGGTCCCAACCACCTCGATACTCTCACAACCGAGCGTGCTCTCGGGGTGGTATGCCATGCTCTCAAGCGCCCAGAAGAGGCCCAAAACAGGCTGCAGCACCGTCTCGCAGCCCTCTCCGAAGTGCTGGGCGAGAACCACGTCCTGGTAGTGTCGGCAGTGATTGACCTGGTCGAGATCAGCACCCCCTCGCCAGACGCAGACCCTTATGGTCTCGAAAAGACAAATCCCAAAGTGATCTCTGCTGAAGTCGGCATCCGAAACCTCTACAATAAGCTCAGGCAGTCGGTCGGTCCCACCAACCGGGTCACCCTCCGCGCGCTGAGGAACCACGGCAAGCTCAAGATCCTGCTGGGTGATATCACCGAGGCCGGCGACTTGCTACGTCGAGCCAAGTCCCAGACGGAGGAGACGCTCGGGCCAGACCACCCCGATACCATGGCCGCGGTGGTAGCCATGGCGATACTCTACGCCAAGACAGGCACCCCACGGCCTGGTGTCTTCCCGGCTGCGTCAAGGCCCTGGATGGAGCTTTACATCAAGTGGCTGGAGCCGAGGAAGGGACTCAAGGTTGCAGAGGTCCAGAATGCGCTCGCCATGCTGGGCATGTCGTACGTGAAGGATGGCCTGTGGCTAGAAGCCGAAATGTGCTTTGAGAAGCTGGTGACGGCGTATCAAGGGACGAAGAAGCAGGGGAGTACAGAGGCCCAGCAGGCGAGCATGTGGCTTGAGACGTGTAGGATGACCACACGTACCATGGGGGTCGCGAGGAACAGGGGGtatgggggaggtgggaatgGCGGTAacgggggaaggggaggcggtggtgggggagatcTTGCCAACCTGCTGGCCACGTTGGGGCTTGGGAGAAATAGGTGA
- the MIA40 gene encoding Oxidoreductase (EggNog:ENOG503P1RY; COG:U; BUSCO:EOG092651BA) — MYRSARCALRAIRPVPTATSSLVTAPTRRFASTSASTKKTGTWKGTVVRWGLAGAALYYYNTSPIFADQVPQPQTAPADFSEADLPTIDALIEEKRRHAPPPPPPQATKAAVAAEIEQVANEEESKPTTESPVTAATELEPGSPEALEQEASQQGAFNPETGEINWDCPCLGGMAHGPCGEEFKAAFSCFVYSKEEPKGIECIDKFQGMQTCFRQYPEIYGSELNDDDDDETVVAPEGIEVATKAPESDAKSAEQAEKDREVQKLVGDIQAKKKKEAGEEKKVEQKVEEKKVEDKNAMPSPVPKEAVDATDANNKQ, encoded by the exons ATGTATCGCTCCGCGCGCTGCGCCTTGCGCGCAATTCGGCCAGTGCCGACGGCGACATCCAGCTTAGTAACCGCTCCCACCCGCCGGTTCGCCTCGACATCGGCCTCCACCAAGAAGACTGGCACATGGAAGGGAACAGTGGTACGATGGGGTCTTGCCGGTGCTGCGCTATACTACTACAACACCAGCCCAATCTTTGCTGATCAAGTCC CTCAACCGCAAACCGCCCCCGCCGACTTCTCCGAGGCCGATctccccaccatcgacgCCCTCATCGAGGAGAAGCGTCGCcatgcccctcctccacccccaccacaagcTACCAAGGCCGCGGTAGCAGCCGAGATTGAGCAGGTCGCCAACGAGGAGGAGTCTAAGCCAACAACCGAGTCCCCAGTGACGGCTGCCACAGAACTTGAGCCTGGCTCGCCCGAGGCCCTCGAGCAAGAAGCCTCCCAGCAGGGTGCTTTCAACCCCGAGACCGGAGAGATCAACTGGGACTGCCCCTGCCTGGGCGGCATGGCCCACGGTCCCTGCGGTGAGGAGTTCAAGGCGGCCTTCAGCTGCTTCGTCTACAGCAAAGAGGAGCCCAAGGGCATTGAGTGCATTGACAAGTTCCA GGGCATGCAAACTTGCTTTAGACAGTACCCCGAGATCTATGGATCCGAGCtgaacgacgacgacgatgacgagacTGTTGTGGCCCCCGAGGGCATCGAGGTTGCGACCAAGGCTCCCGAGTCTGACGCGAAGTCGGCTGAGCAAGCTGAGAAAGATCGGGAGGTCCAGAAGCTGGTCGGGGATAtccaggccaagaagaagaaggaagccggggaggagaagaaggttgaacaaaaggtcgaggagaagaaggttgaggaCAAGAACGCGATGCCATCACCTGTGCccaaggaggcggtggatgCTACCGATGCCAACAACAAGCAATAG
- a CDS encoding hypothetical protein (COG:U; EggNog:ENOG503P466): protein MSYAEVASKGPKQTPEEAAAPQPPQVVVDDSTSTSSLIDVDTPSVRTVPSDFAEQEVKTDTQAARIEREEAEKKARAKAEALRAEADLAKKKAKSKAKKADTWLTKRFENMGDGPAGALAVANLIAVIGLSGWLGFKAWNSYERGRLSWKDVGLGLGLIGAVGAVEGAFTNYLYKAKGKGKEQ from the exons A TGTCGTACGCCGAAGTCGCATCCAAAGGCCCCAAGCAGACTCCTGAGGAG GCTGCtgcccctcaaccaccccaagtCGTAGTCGATgactccacctccacctcctcccttaTCGACGTTGACACCCCCTCTGTCCGCACCGTCCCCTCCGATTTCGCCGAGCAAGAAGTCAAGACCGACACGCAGGCTGCCCGGATCgagcgggaggaggctgagaagaaggcccgAGCCAAGGCCGAAGCCCTTCGCGCCGAAGCTGACCTCGCtaagaagaaggccaagagcaaggcaaagaaggcggACACCTGGTTGACGAAGCGGTTCGAGAATATGGGCGATGGTCCCGCGGGCGCGTTGGCTGTGGCGAATCTGATTGCCGTTATTGGGTTGAGCGGGTGGTTGGGCTTCAAGGCTTGGAACTCGTATGAGCGCGGCAGACTGAGCTGGAAGGATGTCGGTCTCGGGCTGGGTCTGATCGGTGCTGTTGGGGCTGTCGAGGGTGCCTTCACCAA CTATCTCTACAAGGCCAAGGGGAAGGGCAAGGAGCAATAA
- a CDS encoding hypothetical protein (EggNog:ENOG503PR8U) yields MLAQNLLLLIAANLVASIPALDNSPKPINLEATELQRRSACAVAGVVSGQCGRYYRGTGCNDMINAIDPGRCSGTCYSSGDAIASIKASGDGTYGTNCQVFYDSNCQNPIGQTGNTITGGGKCYTPSDGRTGHSMLCWYRC; encoded by the exons ATGCTCGCGCAaaatctcctcctgctcatcGCAGCCAACCTCGTGGCATCCATTCCCGCCCTCGATAActcccccaagcccatcaacctcgaggCAACCGAGCTGCAGCGTCGGTCCGCCTGCGCAGTTGCCGGCGTGGTCAGCGGCCAGTGTGGCCGCTACTACCGCGGCACCGGCTGCAACGACATGATCAATGCCATTGACCCCGGC AGATGCAGCGGCACCTGCTACTCCTCGGGCGATGCCATCGCCAGCATCAAAGCATCCGGTGACGGCACCTACGGCACAAACTGCCAGGTCTTTTACGACTCCAACTGCCAGAACCCCATCGGTCAGACCGGAAACACTATCACTGGGGGAGGAAAGTGCTATACGCCGTCTGACGGTCGCACCGGTCATAGCATGCTTTGCTGGTACCGCTGCTGA
- a CDS encoding hypothetical protein (EggNog:ENOG503P0CA; COG:C): MASTIPTTMKAHIYTNTSPTLEANLSISTSVPTPTVSGPNELLIQVLSASINPADHKVPELPGPVRRLVIKTPATPGMDFCGRVVQAGTKVDSIALGDIVYGRLGPKQHGSLGEYITAPANVVAVLPKEGVTVDEAAAIGVAGLTAYQAIQPNVKKGDKIFINGSSGGVGCFAVQIAKVLGCHVTASCSPAKAELVKSLGADEIIDYTTTDVCEYLRAKGKVFAQVLDNVGTPDNLYKASDEFLIAGGKFVQVGSPLSLGALRSAASRALLPSFLGGGKSKYEVYTIRDSAEDLKVLGQWIKEKKIKVVIEQTYEFEDVPKAFAKLRTGKSAGKLVIHVGK, translated from the exons ATGGCATCCACTATCCCCACGACAATGAAAGCGCACATCTACACCAACACCTCACCAACATTAGAggccaacctctccatctcaacaTCAGTCCCAACTCCGACTGTATCTGGACCCAATGAACTGCTGATTCAAGTCTTGTCAGCATCCATCAACCCAGCCGACCACAAAGTCCCAGAGCTGCCCGGCCCTGTCCGGCGGCTAGTCATCAAGACGCCTGCCACCCCTGGCATGGACTTTTGTGGCCGTGTGGTTCAAGCTGGGACAAAGGTTGACTCAATCGCACTGGGAGATATAGTATACGGTCGCTTGGGGCCTAAACAGCATGGATCTCTCGGAGAGTACATCACCGCGCCAGCCAACGTTGTTGCCGTCCTTCCCAAGGAGGGTGTGACAGTCGACGAGGCGGCTGCCATTGGAGTAGCAGGACTGACTGCCTACC AGGCAATCCAGCCCAATGTCAAAAAGGGCGACAAGATTTTCATCAACGGTAGCTCGGGTGGTGTCGGCTGCTTTGCCGTGCAAATCGCCAAGGTTTTGGGCTGTCACGTCACCGCCTCATGTTCACCGGCCAAGGCCGAGCTCGTCAAATCGCTGGGTGCCGACGAGATCATCGactacaccaccacagacGTCTGCGAGTACTTGCGTGCCAAAGGAAAGGTATTCGCGCAGGTTCTGGACAACGTGGGCACGCCCGACAACCTGTACAAAGCGTCTGATGAATTCCTCATTGCAGGCGGGAAGTTTGTACAGGTTGGGAGCCCGTTGTCGCTCGGCGCGCTTCGATCCGCGGCCTCCAGGGCGCTGCTGCCGTCTTTCTTGGGAGGGGGCAAGAGCAAGTACGAAGTTTACACCATTCGGGATTCTGCGGAGGATCTGAAGGTGCTGGGCCAGtggatcaaggagaagaagatcaaggttGTAATTGAACAGACGTATGAATTTGAGGATGTGCCGAAAGCCTTTGCCAAGTTGAGGACGGGAAAGAGCGCGGGGAAGCTGGTGATCCATGTTGGAAAGTGA